The Tamandua tetradactyla isolate mTamTet1 chromosome 8, mTamTet1.pri, whole genome shotgun sequence genome includes a window with the following:
- the LOC143645001 gene encoding olfactory receptor 10D3-like, which translates to MAIQNHTLVTEFILLGIPNTEGQETLLFAVFLIFYLCTLLGNLLIPLAVRSDSRLHTPMYFFLCNLSVLDISFSSVSIPKLLAILLVRNRVISLGGCMAQVFFYHFLGSTECLLYTVMAYDRFAAICHPLRYTIIMNRRVCALLAAGTWFTSSFHATILTSLTFQLPYCGSNEVDYFFCDIFPVVKLACGDTFIIETVSFTNIGVVPMTCFLLILASYVRIVIAIVKMNSAEGRRKAASTCVSHLTVVTLFFGPCALVYTQPSLSEVLVTPVQLFGYIVTPLLNPTIYTLRNKDVKGALRKLVGGQVTSEGGH; encoded by the coding sequence ATGGCGATACAGAACCACACTCTGGTAACGGAGTTCATCCTCTTGGGCATCCCAAACACAGAGGGGCAAGAAACCCTGCTCTTTGCTGTTTTCTTGATCTTCTACCTCTGCACTCTGCTGGGAAATCTGCTCATCCCTTTAGCTGTGAGGTCTGATTCCCGCCTCCATACCcctatgtatttctttctctgtaaccTCTCAGTGCTGGACATTAGTTTCTCTTCTGTGAGCATCCCAAAGTTGTTAGCCATCCTGCTAGTGAGGAACCGCGTCATCTCACTGGGTGGTTGCATGGCCCAGGTCTTTTTTTACCACTTCCTAGGCAGCACCGAGTGCCTGCTGTATACAGTGATGGCCTACGACCGGTTTGCAGCCATCTGCCACCCCCTGCGCTACACCATCATCATGAACCGCAGGGTGTGTGCCCTCCTGGCCGCTGGAACCTGGTTTACCAGCTCCTTTCACGCCACAATTCTCACTTCCCTGACCTTCCAACTACCGTACTGTGGGTCAAACGAGGTGGACTATTTCTTTTGTGACATCTTCCCTGTGGTCAAATTGGCCTGTGGCGACACCTTCATCATTGAGACCGTGAGCTTCACCAACATCGGCGTTGTGCCCATGACCTGCTTCCTCCTCATCCTCGCCTCCTATGTCCGAATTGTCATTGCGATTGTGAAGATGAACTCTGCCGAGGGGAGGCGCAAGGCGGCCTCCACCTGCGTTTCCCACCTCACCGTGGTCACGCTGTTCTTTGGGCCCTGTGCCCTCGTCTATACCCAGCCTTCCTTGAGCGAGGTGCTGGTAACCCCAGTGCAGCTCTTTGGCTATATAGTCACACCCCTGCTGAACCCCACAATCTACACTCTGAGAAACAAAGATGTTAAAGGAGCCCTGAGGAAACTGGTGGGGGGCCAGGTTACTTCAGAAGGAGGTCACTAG